In Streptomyces sp. NBC_01426, one genomic interval encodes:
- a CDS encoding polysaccharide deacetylase family protein, translating into MQPVRQKGNKTQQGHRSAARPRGRYGVALAALLVAALGTACSSTESGPATKPKTGAEGAAGALVNPAERAKAAQQARVAAAKRWGLAKVPLVAPAPPKVKPEITTRDGFEVEDQSEYPPVFTTVPTEEKVVFLTVDDGAEKDPEFLKMMKELKIPYTAFLSDYVVKDNYPYFKEMQAAGVTLNNHTLNHRYMPALSYEQQREEICGQQDTIQKQFGKRPSLFRPPYGNYNQDTLRAAKSCGIKAVPLWNAEAFPNRMDWREWDRDLHAGDIILTHFRGKEDWKATMTDMVRHTLKTVTDKGFAIGRLEDYV; encoded by the coding sequence CAACAAGGTCACCGGTCAGCGGCGCGTCCGCGCGGCCGGTACGGCGTGGCCCTCGCCGCGCTGCTGGTCGCCGCCCTCGGCACGGCGTGCAGCTCCACGGAATCGGGCCCCGCCACGAAGCCCAAGACCGGCGCCGAGGGCGCCGCGGGCGCACTCGTGAACCCCGCCGAGCGCGCCAAGGCCGCCCAGCAGGCCCGGGTCGCCGCCGCGAAGCGCTGGGGCCTGGCGAAGGTCCCGCTGGTCGCGCCGGCGCCGCCCAAGGTGAAGCCGGAGATCACCACGCGGGACGGCTTCGAGGTCGAGGACCAGTCGGAGTACCCGCCGGTCTTCACCACGGTCCCCACCGAGGAGAAGGTCGTCTTCCTGACGGTCGACGACGGGGCCGAAAAGGACCCCGAGTTCCTGAAGATGATGAAGGAACTCAAGATCCCGTACACGGCGTTCCTCAGCGACTACGTCGTGAAGGACAACTACCCGTACTTCAAGGAGATGCAGGCCGCCGGCGTCACCCTGAACAACCACACGCTCAACCACCGCTACATGCCCGCGCTCTCCTACGAGCAGCAGCGCGAGGAGATCTGCGGCCAGCAGGACACGATCCAGAAGCAGTTCGGCAAGCGGCCGAGCCTCTTCCGGCCGCCGTACGGCAACTACAACCAGGACACGCTGCGCGCGGCCAAGTCCTGTGGCATCAAGGCGGTTCCGCTGTGGAACGCGGAGGCCTTCCCCAACCGCATGGACTGGCGCGAATGGGACCGGGACCTGCACGCGGGCGACATCATCCTCACGCACTTCCGCGGCAAGGAGGACTGGAAGGCCACCATGACCGACATGGTGCGCCACACCCTGAAGACGGTCACGGACAAGGGCTTCGCCATCGGCCGCCTGGAGGACTACGTCTGA